A region of Meiothermus cerbereus DSM 11376 DNA encodes the following proteins:
- a CDS encoding molybdopterin-dependent oxidoreductase: MKLPRRSFLKLSAATVGAVSVGGAATLSSRAKAAPAWYTKEVKQVFQICENCFWRCGIRASVVGNRVYKVDGYKENPKSRGMLCPRGQAAPAQTYDPDRLKKPLIRIEGSERGAGKYREATWEEALDYIAKKMLGLKEQYGPESIAFFGHGTGDGWFVDFLPAAWGSPNAAKPSVSLCTAPREVAAQYTFGRAIGGHEPIDWPNTKYIVLIGHHIGEDTHNTQLQEFSEARKNGAKLVVVDPRFSTAAAKADRWLPIKPGTDTALLLAWIHVLISENLYDKAYVEKYTVGMDQLVAHIKPYTPEWAQQQTDIPAQVIREVAREMAQHKPKAVLPPTRHTVWYGNDTQRMRASYILNALLGNYGREGGFYIAMPPYLEKYPTPPLPLEPAAGGCAGPTAVDKEPEGYKPRADKGKFLAKTTAIQELIEPMITGQPYPIKGLFAYGINLFHAIPNVPRTKEALKNLELYVAIDVLPQEHVMWADVILPEATYLERYDDFVTVSHKTPFIQLRVPAHEPLYDTKPGWWIAKELGKRIGLEQYFPWQTIEEYLDTRMQSVGLDLETMKSMGTMVQNGKPWLTDWEKEGQNPFNTPSGKIELYSESLAKAGFDPLPKYEPPQPVPEGYYRLLYGRSPVHTFARTQNNPVLMEMESSNSVWLNAEEAARLGFKPGDYAYLVNQDGVREGPVRVKITQRIRKDAVFITHGFGHKAKGMTLADGRGASDSYLQTRYTLDRISGGAGLRNNFVKLEKAPAPKLKSVVKLIKERRA; the protein is encoded by the coding sequence GTGAAACTGCCTCGTCGCAGCTTTCTTAAGCTTTCTGCCGCTACCGTGGGCGCGGTCAGCGTGGGGGGAGCCGCCACGCTCTCCAGCCGCGCCAAGGCTGCACCCGCCTGGTACACCAAGGAGGTCAAGCAGGTCTTCCAGATTTGCGAGAACTGTTTCTGGCGCTGCGGCATCAGGGCCAGCGTGGTGGGGAACCGGGTTTACAAGGTAGATGGCTACAAGGAAAACCCCAAAAGCCGGGGCATGCTCTGCCCCCGGGGGCAAGCAGCACCCGCCCAGACTTACGACCCCGACCGGCTCAAGAAGCCCCTGATTCGCATTGAAGGGTCGGAGCGCGGCGCAGGTAAGTACCGCGAGGCCACCTGGGAAGAGGCCCTGGACTACATCGCCAAGAAGATGCTGGGCCTGAAGGAGCAGTACGGCCCCGAGAGCATCGCCTTTTTTGGGCACGGCACGGGGGATGGCTGGTTTGTGGACTTCCTGCCCGCGGCCTGGGGTAGCCCCAACGCTGCCAAACCCTCGGTTTCGCTTTGCACCGCCCCGCGTGAGGTAGCCGCCCAGTACACCTTCGGGCGGGCCATCGGCGGGCATGAGCCCATTGACTGGCCCAATACCAAGTACATTGTGCTGATCGGCCACCACATCGGTGAGGACACCCACAACACCCAGCTACAGGAGTTTAGCGAGGCTCGCAAGAACGGGGCTAAGCTGGTGGTGGTAGACCCCCGCTTTTCCACCGCCGCGGCCAAGGCCGACCGCTGGCTGCCCATCAAGCCCGGCACCGACACCGCGCTGCTGCTGGCCTGGATCCACGTGCTGATTAGCGAAAACCTCTACGACAAAGCCTATGTGGAGAAGTACACCGTAGGGATGGATCAGCTGGTGGCCCACATCAAGCCCTACACCCCCGAGTGGGCCCAGCAGCAGACCGATATCCCGGCCCAGGTGATCCGGGAGGTGGCCCGCGAGATGGCCCAGCACAAGCCGAAAGCGGTGCTTCCCCCCACCCGCCATACCGTCTGGTACGGCAACGACACCCAGCGTATGCGGGCTTCCTACATTCTCAACGCCCTACTGGGCAACTACGGGCGCGAGGGGGGATTCTATATTGCCATGCCCCCCTACCTGGAGAAATACCCCACGCCGCCTCTGCCGCTCGAGCCCGCCGCCGGTGGATGTGCTGGCCCTACCGCAGTGGACAAGGAGCCCGAAGGCTATAAACCCCGGGCCGACAAGGGCAAGTTCCTGGCCAAAACCACCGCCATCCAGGAACTGATTGAGCCCATGATCACCGGCCAGCCCTACCCCATCAAGGGGCTCTTTGCCTACGGCATCAACCTCTTCCACGCCATCCCCAACGTACCACGCACCAAAGAGGCGCTAAAGAACCTCGAGCTGTACGTGGCGATTGACGTGTTGCCACAAGAGCATGTGATGTGGGCCGACGTGATCCTGCCCGAGGCCACCTACCTCGAGCGCTACGACGACTTTGTCACGGTTAGCCACAAGACCCCCTTCATCCAGCTCCGGGTTCCTGCCCACGAGCCGCTCTACGACACTAAACCCGGCTGGTGGATTGCCAAAGAACTGGGTAAGCGCATCGGCCTCGAGCAGTACTTTCCCTGGCAAACCATCGAGGAGTACCTCGACACCCGCATGCAGTCGGTGGGGCTCGACCTCGAGACCATGAAAAGCATGGGAACCATGGTGCAAAACGGCAAACCCTGGCTTACCGACTGGGAAAAAGAAGGCCAGAACCCCTTCAATACCCCCTCGGGCAAAATTGAGCTGTACTCCGAGTCGCTGGCCAAGGCAGGTTTCGACCCCCTGCCCAAGTATGAGCCCCCGCAGCCCGTACCCGAAGGCTATTACCGCCTGCTCTATGGGCGCAGCCCGGTGCACACTTTCGCCCGCACCCAGAACAACCCGGTGCTGATGGAGATGGAATCCTCCAACAGCGTCTGGCTCAATGCCGAAGAGGCCGCCCGGCTGGGCTTCAAACCGGGCGACTATGCCTACCTAGTTAACCAGGATGGGGTGCGGGAAGGCCCGGTGCGGGTCAAGATTACCCAGCGCATCCGCAAGGACGCGGTCTTTATCACCCACGGCTTCGGCCACAAGGCCAAAGGCATGACCCTGGCCGACGGGCGTGGGGCCTCCGACAGCTACCTCCAGACCCGCTACACCCTGGATCGCATCTCGGGCGGGGCTGGGCTGCGCAACAACTTCGTCAAGCTGGAAAAAGCACCGGCGCCCAAGCTCAAGAGCGTCGTCAAACTCATCAAGGAAAGGAGGGCCTAA
- a CDS encoding Lrp/AsnC family transcriptional regulator, whose translation MAAIELDKKDRKILSILQRQANIPNNELAEQVNLSPSTCLRRVRRLEELGVIRGYVALLDKDKIGRSLCVFVRVKLDHKSRADVERFEQEVLQYPEVTECHVVMGEDDFLLKIMVADLNDFQKFLLDHLTAIPGLSTVISSAVLRQVKSTTELPL comes from the coding sequence ATGGCAGCAATTGAACTGGATAAGAAAGACCGCAAAATCCTGAGCATCCTGCAACGCCAGGCCAACATCCCCAACAACGAACTGGCCGAGCAGGTCAACCTTTCCCCCTCCACCTGCCTGCGCCGGGTAAGGCGGCTGGAGGAACTGGGGGTGATTCGCGGCTATGTGGCCCTGCTGGACAAAGATAAGATTGGCCGCAGCCTGTGCGTCTTTGTGCGGGTCAAGCTCGACCACAAGAGCCGCGCCGATGTGGAGCGCTTCGAGCAGGAGGTGCTGCAATACCCCGAGGTGACCGAGTGCCATGTGGTGATGGGCGAGGACGACTTCCTGCTCAAGATTATGGTGGCCGACCTGAACGACTTTCAGAAGTTTTTGCTGGACCACCTGACCGCCATCCCGGGCCTCAGCACGGTCATCTCCTCGGCGGTGCTGCGGCAGGTCAAGAGCACCACCGAGTTGCCGCTATGA
- a CDS encoding trans-sulfuration enzyme family protein: protein MKIRTRAVHAGHHPDRETGAHVVPIYSTSTFAYGSFARGERLFAGEEPGYIYGRIGNPTVRAFEEKLASLEGAEDAVAFASGMAAISALCNTLLAPGDEIVYLAPLYGGTEGYFLETLTRFGVRVTGGKSVEELPELISPATRLIYLETPTNPTLRIYDLEAVARIARARGVLSVVDNTFATPYLTRPLEHGIEVVLHSATKYLGGHGDCLAGVLAGPKELMEHIRAEGLRHIGAALGAFEAYLMLRGLKTLPLRMEAHCEGAARVAEYLSAHPAVQRVHYPGLSAHPGHEVAKRQMQGFGGLVSLELESKQAAALFLDSLKLFTQAVSLGDVESLATHPASTTHQLLPPEVRQAHGVSDALVRLSVGIEDPQDLIADLEQALDQVAKALLRSR from the coding sequence ATGAAAATTAGAACCCGCGCCGTCCACGCCGGACACCACCCCGACCGAGAGACCGGAGCCCACGTGGTGCCGATTTACAGCACTTCCACCTTTGCCTATGGCTCGTTTGCTCGAGGCGAGCGCTTGTTTGCTGGCGAAGAGCCGGGCTATATCTACGGACGCATCGGCAACCCCACCGTGCGGGCCTTCGAGGAGAAGCTGGCCAGCCTCGAGGGGGCCGAGGATGCCGTGGCCTTTGCCAGCGGCATGGCGGCCATCAGTGCCCTGTGCAACACCCTGCTGGCCCCCGGCGACGAGATCGTCTACCTGGCCCCGCTCTACGGCGGAACCGAGGGCTACTTTTTGGAAACCCTGACCCGGTTCGGGGTGCGTGTAACCGGCGGCAAAAGCGTGGAGGAGCTACCCGAGCTTATTTCGCCGGCCACCAGGCTCATCTACCTCGAGACCCCCACCAACCCCACCCTGCGCATCTACGACCTCGAGGCCGTAGCCCGGATTGCCAGGGCCAGAGGGGTTCTTTCGGTGGTGGACAACACCTTTGCCACCCCCTACCTGACCCGCCCTTTGGAGCACGGCATTGAGGTGGTGCTGCACTCCGCGACCAAATACCTGGGGGGGCACGGCGACTGCCTGGCCGGGGTACTGGCAGGGCCCAAGGAGTTGATGGAGCACATACGGGCCGAGGGGCTGCGGCACATTGGCGCAGCCCTGGGGGCTTTCGAGGCCTACCTGATGTTGCGGGGCCTCAAGACCCTGCCTTTACGCATGGAGGCCCACTGTGAGGGAGCGGCCAGGGTGGCGGAATATCTGTCAGCCCATCCCGCCGTCCAGCGTGTGCACTACCCTGGCCTGAGCGCCCACCCAGGCCACGAGGTTGCTAAGCGGCAGATGCAGGGCTTTGGCGGGCTGGTCTCCCTCGAACTCGAGTCCAAACAGGCCGCCGCGCTTTTCCTCGACAGCCTGAAGCTGTTCACCCAGGCCGTAAGCCTGGGCGATGTGGAGTCGCTGGCCACCCATCCGGCCTCCACCACCCACCAGCTTCTGCCCCCCGAGGTGCGGCAGGCCCACGGCGTAAGCGATGCGCTGGTGCGGCTCTCGGTGGGCATCGAGGACCCCCAAGACCTGATTGCCGACCTCGAGCAAGCCCTCGACCAGGTTGCTAAGGCGCTGCTGCGCTCGAGGTAG
- a CDS encoding TorD/DmsD family molecular chaperone, giving the protein MQLLGWVTAAAFAPPKAALEQDLVSGALQAALAEMARTRGLPTPTLPQTPLSELQAAYTSLFISNPAGLPCPPYVGMALDERLFGEGFDRLLELYQVAGLETSPDWRDLPDHVAAVGEAIALLEGKPALAQSLALEYLYPWLKQYAPVLQETDPTGFYSTIAHFLSQALEVIQSETASSQLS; this is encoded by the coding sequence ATGCAACTGCTAGGTTGGGTTACTGCCGCTGCTTTCGCGCCCCCCAAGGCTGCCCTCGAGCAGGACCTGGTCTCGGGCGCGTTACAGGCCGCCCTGGCCGAGATGGCCCGGACCCGCGGCCTGCCGACCCCCACACTCCCCCAAACCCCTTTGAGCGAGCTTCAGGCGGCCTACACCTCGTTGTTCATAAGCAATCCCGCCGGGCTTCCCTGCCCCCCCTATGTGGGGATGGCCCTGGACGAGCGGCTGTTTGGCGAAGGATTTGACCGGCTGCTCGAGCTGTACCAGGTGGCGGGCCTCGAGACCTCTCCCGACTGGCGCGACCTGCCCGACCACGTAGCGGCCGTGGGTGAAGCCATCGCACTGCTGGAAGGAAAGCCCGCCCTGGCCCAGTCGCTGGCCCTGGAGTACCTGTATCCCTGGCTAAAGCAGTATGCCCCCGTCCTGCAGGAAACCGATCCCACCGGCTTCTACAGCACCATTGCACACTTTCTTTCCCAAGCTTTGGAGGTGATACAGAGTGAAACTGCCTCGTCGCAGCTTTCTTAA
- a CDS encoding response regulator transcription factor, whose product MKIALIEDHALIRTGLRLLLEADLHSVEVEFASAEEALAWLSNAPKESVPELWILDLNLGGISGLEALPRLREKGKVLVLSMHEEAEYIAEAFARGASGYLPKRAVDRDLLDAVAAIARGERYLHPFLAPRLAEHVGLPAPEALSERERAVVGLLAQGYNLSQAAEKLGISVKTVATYKARALDKLGLETQPELVQWARERGLV is encoded by the coding sequence ATGAAAATTGCCCTGATCGAAGACCATGCCCTGATCCGCACCGGCCTGCGGCTGCTGCTCGAGGCGGATCTGCATTCGGTGGAGGTCGAGTTTGCCAGTGCCGAAGAGGCCCTGGCCTGGCTTTCGAATGCACCCAAAGAATCCGTGCCTGAGCTGTGGATCCTCGACCTGAACCTGGGCGGTATCTCGGGCCTCGAGGCCCTGCCCAGGCTGCGAGAGAAGGGAAAAGTGCTGGTGCTGTCCATGCATGAGGAGGCCGAGTACATCGCCGAAGCCTTTGCCAGGGGAGCCAGCGGCTACCTACCCAAGCGGGCAGTGGATCGGGATTTGCTGGATGCAGTGGCAGCCATTGCCCGCGGAGAACGCTACTTGCATCCGTTTCTGGCCCCCCGGCTGGCCGAGCACGTGGGCCTGCCTGCCCCCGAGGCCCTCTCGGAGCGGGAGCGGGCTGTGGTGGGTCTGCTGGCCCAGGGCTACAACCTCAGCCAGGCCGCTGAAAAGCTCGGCATCTCGGTCAAGACCGTCGCTACCTACAAGGCCCGCGCCCTGGATAAGCTGGGCCTGGAGACCCAGCCCGAGCTGGTGCAGTGGGCACGGGAGCGCGGATTGGTGTAG
- a CDS encoding sensor histidine kinase produces MVHVAAQQWCDALAELASAAASGTDETVLLRKGLEVLCCNLGARCGEIYCFRQGQPALEHLQNCQIDCPLSQTSHGLAQMAVDTRQAAWQGRVVALPLLATEQVLGVYVLHLPDDPAPSEEGFLSLSAAVVAMGLRHVSEIDRLQGREAQRRTLMHQLLFAQEEERRRVGRELHDEVGSHLTAALLALQITEKRPEYLGEARKAVVQALEEVRRLSRELRPAVLDDLGLVKALERYLHEFRQRTGLQVQAEIECPQLRESQQIALFRVIQEALTNVARHAQAHQVYVGLSAWDKRVRGLIADDGRGFDPEQAPTSVGMVGMRERIEQLGGSLSVESAPGQGTRISFVVPL; encoded by the coding sequence ATGGTGCACGTTGCAGCGCAGCAGTGGTGTGATGCCCTGGCCGAATTGGCCTCGGCCGCAGCTTCGGGTACAGATGAAACCGTTCTTTTGCGTAAAGGCCTCGAGGTTTTGTGCTGCAACCTGGGGGCGCGCTGTGGCGAAATATACTGCTTTCGGCAAGGGCAGCCCGCCCTGGAACACCTGCAAAACTGCCAGATAGACTGCCCCCTCAGCCAGACCTCGCACGGGCTGGCCCAGATGGCCGTGGATACGCGGCAGGCCGCCTGGCAGGGGCGTGTGGTGGCCCTGCCATTGCTGGCGACAGAGCAGGTGCTCGGGGTGTATGTTCTGCACCTGCCCGACGACCCAGCCCCTTCGGAGGAGGGATTCCTGAGCCTCAGCGCCGCCGTGGTGGCGATGGGCCTTCGGCACGTCAGCGAGATCGACCGTCTGCAAGGGCGCGAGGCCCAGCGCCGAACCCTAATGCACCAGTTGCTTTTTGCCCAGGAGGAAGAACGTCGCCGGGTGGGGCGGGAATTACACGACGAGGTGGGCAGCCACCTGACCGCAGCCCTGCTGGCGTTGCAGATTACCGAGAAGCGCCCCGAATACCTGGGGGAAGCCCGCAAAGCGGTGGTGCAGGCCCTGGAAGAAGTACGCCGCCTCTCCCGCGAACTGCGCCCGGCAGTGCTGGACGACCTGGGGCTGGTGAAGGCCCTCGAGCGCTACCTGCATGAGTTCCGGCAGCGTACCGGTCTTCAGGTACAGGCCGAAATCGAGTGTCCACAACTGCGCGAAAGCCAGCAGATCGCCCTTTTTCGGGTCATTCAGGAGGCCCTTACCAACGTGGCCCGCCATGCCCAGGCCCATCAGGTCTATGTGGGGCTTTCGGCCTGGGACAAGCGGGTGCGGGGCCTGATCGCCGACGATGGTCGGGGTTTTGACCCGGAGCAGGCCCCCACCTCTGTCGGGATGGTGGGCATGCGCGAACGCATCGAGCAATTAGGCGGCAGCCTGAGTGTGGAAAGCGCACCAGGACAGGGGACGCGCATTAGTTTTGTGGTGCCACTATGA
- a CDS encoding FAD-dependent oxidoreductase, with translation MVASVDYDVLIVGAGFAGCEAAFALAKKGVRVGLVTTSLDSVYLPFTPIRAPFPQGSLLAEVGEDGLKGWALHSRAKYRLENHPQIFLLQLSVTRLLLEGPAVVGIESWEGPRKTARKVVLAVGSFLAPRLYIGSVAEEAGRLSEVAYPDLYQHLEELGFAFSSQQAEVAEQDGTPGYRVEYKVFAEGEWEPGSMRLTRLEGLYGVGLCVLGQGSYNQMATEGMRLASLL, from the coding sequence ATGGTGGCATCTGTGGACTACGACGTACTGATTGTGGGCGCAGGCTTTGCGGGCTGTGAGGCCGCCTTCGCGCTGGCCAAAAAGGGTGTCAGGGTGGGGCTGGTCACCACCAGCCTGGACTCGGTTTACCTGCCTTTTACACCCATTCGGGCCCCGTTTCCCCAGGGTTCGCTGCTGGCCGAGGTGGGTGAGGATGGCCTGAAAGGCTGGGCCTTGCACAGCCGGGCCAAGTACAGGCTGGAAAACCACCCGCAAATTTTCCTTTTGCAGCTCTCTGTTACCCGGCTGTTGCTGGAAGGGCCGGCTGTGGTGGGCATCGAGAGCTGGGAAGGGCCGCGTAAAACGGCGCGCAAGGTGGTGCTGGCGGTGGGCAGTTTTCTCGCGCCCAGGCTCTACATCGGCAGCGTGGCTGAGGAGGCTGGGCGCCTCTCGGAGGTGGCTTACCCCGATCTGTACCAGCACCTAGAAGAGCTTGGTTTTGCCTTTTCTTCCCAGCAGGCCGAGGTGGCTGAGCAGGACGGAACGCCCGGATATCGGGTGGAGTATAAGGTTTTTGCCGAAGGCGAGTGGGAGCCAGGCTCCATGCGCCTGACCCGTCTCGAGGGTCTTTACGGGGTGGGCCTGTGCGTGCTGGGCCAGGGTTCATATAACCAGATGGCCACAGAGGGTATGCGCCTGGCTTCGCTGCTGTAG
- a CDS encoding rhodanese-like domain-containing protein has translation MKQQKLLLVVLLALIPVLASSANFSALTVREVGSFLTALPTDFYGVQPPAAKAQIDAIKPFLLDVREPNEYKDGFIAGAVNIPIRELPAKIASLPKDKPILVYCGIGHRGAMAVVFLRGQGYNVKSIMGGYKAWVAANFPVVKE, from the coding sequence ATGAAACAACAAAAGTTGCTCCTGGTTGTGCTGCTGGCCCTGATCCCGGTTCTGGCTTCTTCCGCTAACTTCTCGGCCCTCACCGTCCGCGAAGTAGGCAGCTTCCTCACCGCGCTGCCCACCGACTTCTACGGGGTACAACCCCCTGCGGCCAAAGCCCAGATCGACGCCATCAAGCCGTTCCTGCTGGATGTGCGCGAGCCCAACGAGTACAAGGATGGCTTTATTGCGGGTGCGGTGAACATTCCCATCCGCGAGCTGCCGGCCAAAATTGCTAGCCTGCCCAAGGACAAACCCATCCTGGTCTACTGCGGCATCGGGCACCGGGGTGCAATGGCGGTGGTCTTCCTGCGCGGCCAAGGCTACAACGTCAAGAGCATCATGGGTGGCTATAAAGCCTGGGTGGCTGCCAACTTCCCAGTGGTGAAGGAATAG
- a CDS encoding 4Fe-4S dicluster domain-containing protein, whose amino-acid sequence MARLGMLIDLSACVGCAACAVACKMENQVPAGANRLWIREREVGVFPDLTVEFRPEQCNHCENPPCVPVCPTGASYQTQDGLVQVDYNKCIACGACIAACPYDARYIDKKGGYADKCTFCSHRVAKGQQPACVETCPTYARIFGDLDDPNSEISKTLEAAGRQDVLRPDMGTRPKVIYLNAPSKKGLTQEVMES is encoded by the coding sequence ATGGCACGCCTGGGAATGCTAATAGACCTATCGGCCTGCGTGGGCTGTGCCGCCTGTGCGGTGGCCTGCAAAATGGAGAACCAGGTGCCTGCCGGGGCCAATCGGCTGTGGATTCGGGAGCGCGAAGTGGGTGTCTTCCCCGACCTGACCGTGGAGTTTCGTCCCGAGCAGTGCAACCACTGCGAGAACCCCCCTTGCGTACCGGTCTGCCCCACGGGGGCCAGCTACCAGACCCAGGACGGGCTGGTACAGGTGGACTACAACAAGTGCATTGCCTGTGGAGCCTGCATTGCGGCCTGCCCCTACGACGCCCGCTATATCGATAAGAAGGGCGGTTATGCCGATAAGTGCACCTTCTGCAGCCACCGTGTCGCCAAGGGCCAGCAACCTGCCTGTGTGGAAACCTGCCCCACCTATGCCCGCATTTTTGGCGACCTGGACGATCCCAATAGCGAGATCTCCAAAACCCTCGAGGCCGCCGGACGCCAGGATGTGTTAAGGCCCGATATGGGCACCCGGCCCAAGGTGATTTACCTGAATGCCCCTAGCAAGAAAGGGCTCACACAGGAGGTGATGGAATCATGA
- a CDS encoding ATP phosphoribosyltransferase regulatory subunit, with amino-acid sequence MIPEGTRYFLPPEARLRRELQERLVNLLYGWGYEPVELPALEFYDPQHTLAERAFKLVDKSGEVLALRSEFTTAVAGLLKSNGRLVSGQPVRLQYAGTLWLREANAELGRSREFSQVGAELVGVSSPQSDAEVLELAWACLQLVGFAEAKIEVGLPALVRDLLDATGLPGDQKERLRQAIHRKNSPELEALLMGYQVHPSLQKALLALPDLYGGREVLEEARRLPLSGKAQADLDWLEAVLALLPEVPLLLDLGRARLLGFYTGLNFQAYTPDFGLPLLGGGRYDGALLPYAAGFALGLERVMEALRLPLSETPPEVLALDRALARELRAQGKRVELAWTHHLRELKEYALEKGIRWLAVDGRLEEVLPGQ; translated from the coding sequence ATGATCCCCGAAGGCACCCGCTACTTCCTGCCCCCCGAAGCCCGCCTGCGCCGCGAGCTGCAGGAGCGTTTGGTGAATCTGCTGTATGGCTGGGGCTACGAGCCGGTCGAGCTGCCCGCGCTCGAGTTCTACGACCCCCAGCACACCCTGGCCGAGCGGGCCTTTAAGCTGGTGGATAAGAGCGGCGAGGTGCTGGCCCTGCGCTCGGAGTTCACCACCGCGGTGGCGGGGCTGCTTAAGAGCAACGGTCGGCTGGTGTCAGGCCAGCCGGTGCGGCTGCAATATGCCGGAACCCTCTGGCTGCGCGAGGCCAACGCCGAGCTGGGGCGCAGCCGCGAGTTCAGCCAGGTGGGGGCCGAGCTGGTGGGGGTCTCGAGCCCCCAGTCCGATGCCGAGGTGCTCGAGTTGGCCTGGGCGTGTTTGCAGTTGGTGGGCTTTGCCGAGGCCAAGATTGAGGTGGGGCTGCCCGCTTTGGTGCGGGACTTACTGGATGCCACCGGCTTACCGGGCGATCAGAAAGAGCGCCTGCGCCAGGCCATCCACCGCAAGAATAGCCCCGAGCTCGAGGCCTTGCTGATGGGCTACCAGGTACACCCCAGCCTGCAAAAAGCCCTGCTGGCTCTGCCCGATCTGTACGGCGGGCGGGAGGTGCTGGAGGAAGCCCGCCGGCTGCCCCTCTCGGGCAAAGCCCAGGCCGACCTGGACTGGCTCGAGGCCGTCCTGGCCCTGCTGCCCGAGGTGCCTTTGCTGCTCGATCTGGGCCGGGCCCGGCTCCTCGGCTTCTATACCGGCCTCAACTTCCAGGCCTACACCCCCGACTTCGGCCTGCCCCTGCTGGGTGGAGGCCGCTACGATGGGGCCTTGCTGCCCTACGCGGCTGGCTTCGCCCTGGGTTTAGAGCGGGTGATGGAAGCCCTGCGCCTGCCCCTGTCCGAAACCCCGCCGGAGGTTCTGGCGCTGGATCGGGCCCTGGCCCGCGAGTTGCGGGCTCAGGGCAAGCGGGTGGAGCTGGCCTGGACCCATCACCTGCGCGAGCTAAAGGAGTACGCCTTAGAAAAAGGCATTCGCTGGCTGGCGGTAGACGGACGGCTGGAAGAAGTGCTTCCAGGGCAGTAA